In one window of Nakamurella sp. PAMC28650 DNA:
- a CDS encoding transposase, with protein sequence MQNRHDLSDEQWARLEPLLPDRTPIRGGRWVDHRRVVDGVLWRTRSGSAWRDLPQGPGKVGLTILELRRWVATRREGRFAGGRGPR encoded by the coding sequence GTGCAGAATCGTCATGATTTGTCGGATGAGCAGTGGGCCCGGTTGGAGCCTTTGCTACCGGATCGGACCCCGATTCGGGGTGGTCGGTGGGTCGATCACCGCAGGGTCGTCGACGGGGTGCTGTGGCGGACCAGGTCCGGTTCGGCGTGGCGGGATCTCCCGCAGGGCCCCGGCAAAGTCGGGTTGACAATTCTTGAGCTGCGGCGATGGGTTGCGACACGCCGGGAGGGGCGGTTTGCGGGTGGGCGTGGCCCACGGTGA